In a genomic window of Allomeiothermus silvanus DSM 9946:
- a CDS encoding MMPL family transporter, whose amino-acid sequence MKNSEAQRVTQILSEQFAQPSVDRTVLVSESTLPEKDPRFRRVYDQLIARIEHLEGVVTLHRYDTPSPLRQQSPDGRITATLLETRLEKGEAVIEALRREARAVQTPEVRFYVTGATAVTKDFLHLLEADVKRSELMALPLTGLVLLLAFGALVATGLPLMVGVVAITTGLACLFFLTQFGEVSSFALSVITMLSLGAGIDYALLMVSRFREELSRGLSPRAAAALSTKTAGRAVAFSGLVVAIAMGSMLVPDLTFIRSMGVGGVMSITLTVLASITLLPAMLSLLGERVNSPRWLAFKPISSGKINPFWGRWAGVVMRHPWMWLFLVAGLLLALAWPATQMKLGYTGAFGLAPTVESRKGLELIRQLELGGALDAFEVLLDLGPGGFTAQNRARWRDLEQRLSAWPEVQLVVSPFLAGRLDGQGGFAELVGLTNQYISQNRQYLRLTVIPKDAVRAPSIPDWYSRLKAEARNAGFQNVLLGGAPIGSMEFTKALVGAMPAAIGTVFVATFLLLAVAFRSLVIPLKSILMNTLTVGATYGLITLVFQKGFLAGLIGAPTDVGGIDSSLPILMFAVIFGLSMDYEIFLLSRVQEAHLAGMNTHQAVHHALERSASVITSAALIMIIVFSAFILGRVVANKTIGLGLAVAVFLDATLVRLVLVPAVLVLAGRWNWWLPELLRRVMPRISLES is encoded by the coding sequence GTGAAGAACAGCGAAGCCCAGAGGGTTACGCAAATCTTGAGCGAACAATTCGCTCAACCCTCGGTGGACCGCACCGTGCTGGTGAGCGAGTCCACCCTGCCCGAAAAGGACCCCCGCTTTCGGCGGGTATACGACCAGCTTATCGCCAGAATTGAGCACCTCGAGGGCGTGGTGACCCTACATCGCTACGATACGCCTAGCCCATTGCGGCAGCAAAGCCCGGATGGCAGAATCACTGCTACCCTGCTGGAGACGCGTCTGGAGAAGGGCGAGGCGGTCATCGAGGCCCTGCGGCGGGAAGCCAGAGCCGTGCAAACCCCGGAGGTTCGTTTTTACGTTACGGGGGCCACCGCAGTCACCAAAGACTTTTTGCACCTGTTGGAAGCCGATGTTAAACGCAGCGAGCTGATGGCCCTGCCGCTGACCGGGCTGGTGTTGTTGCTAGCCTTTGGGGCACTGGTAGCAACCGGGCTGCCCTTGATGGTGGGGGTGGTGGCCATTACCACTGGTCTGGCCTGCTTGTTTTTTCTGACCCAGTTTGGCGAGGTGAGCAGTTTTGCCCTCTCGGTCATCACGATGCTTTCCCTGGGGGCCGGCATTGACTATGCCCTGTTGATGGTGAGCCGTTTCCGAGAGGAGCTGTCTAGGGGTCTCTCACCGCGGGCAGCGGCTGCCCTGAGCACCAAGACCGCCGGTCGAGCGGTAGCTTTTAGCGGACTGGTGGTGGCGATTGCCATGGGCTCGATGCTGGTGCCCGATCTGACCTTCATCCGCTCAATGGGGGTGGGAGGGGTCATGTCCATCACCCTGACCGTACTGGCTTCCATCACCTTGCTCCCGGCCATGCTATCGTTGCTGGGTGAGCGGGTGAACTCCCCCCGCTGGCTAGCCTTCAAGCCCATCAGCAGCGGCAAGATAAACCCCTTCTGGGGTCGCTGGGCTGGCGTTGTGATGCGCCACCCCTGGATGTGGTTGTTTCTGGTAGCGGGGTTACTCCTGGCCCTGGCCTGGCCCGCCACCCAGATGAAGCTGGGCTATACCGGGGCTTTCGGGCTGGCTCCTACCGTGGAGTCGCGCAAGGGCCTCGAGCTGATTCGCCAGCTCGAGCTGGGCGGGGCGCTGGATGCCTTCGAGGTCCTGCTCGATCTGGGACCGGGGGGCTTTACTGCCCAAAATCGGGCTCGCTGGCGGGACCTCGAGCAACGCCTATCGGCCTGGCCAGAGGTACAGTTGGTGGTTTCGCCCTTCCTGGCAGGTCGTTTGGATGGTCAAGGCGGGTTTGCCGAGCTGGTGGGCCTGACCAACCAGTACATTAGCCAAAACCGCCAGTATCTACGTCTGACGGTGATCCCGAAGGATGCGGTCCGGGCCCCCAGTATCCCCGACTGGTACTCCAGGCTGAAAGCGGAGGCGCGGAACGCTGGTTTTCAGAATGTGCTACTGGGTGGCGCGCCAATAGGCTCGATGGAGTTTACCAAGGCTCTGGTGGGGGCCATGCCAGCAGCGATCGGGACGGTTTTTGTAGCCACCTTCCTTCTGCTGGCGGTGGCCTTCCGCAGTCTGGTCATTCCCCTCAAGTCCATTCTGATGAACACCCTCACGGTTGGGGCGACCTACGGACTGATTACCCTGGTGTTTCAGAAGGGTTTTTTGGCTGGACTCATCGGCGCGCCTACCGATGTGGGGGGCATTGATAGCTCGCTCCCAATCCTGATGTTTGCGGTGATTTTTGGGCTTTCAATGGACTACGAGATCTTTTTGCTTTCCCGCGTCCAGGAGGCCCACCTGGCCGGAATGAACACCCACCAGGCGGTGCACCATGCCCTCGAGCGCAGCGCAAGTGTGATTACCAGTGCAGCCCTGATCATGATTATCGTGTTCTCGGCTTTTATCCTCGGGCGGGTGGTGGCCAACAAAACCATCGGTCTGGGGCTGGCGGTAGCAGTGTTTCTCGACGCCACCCTAGTGCGACTGGTGCTGGTGCCGGCGGTGCTGGTGCTGGCAGGCCGGTGGAACTGGTGGCTGCCCGAACTGCTCCGGCGGGTGATGCCCAGGATTAGCCTGGAGTCGTAA
- a CDS encoding type II toxin-antitoxin system VapB family antitoxin, translated as MTIEIDEALLEEARRVLGVRTKREAIERALQELVRQQRRRGIRAHAGRVELELTQETLRALRESR; from the coding sequence ATGACCATCGAAATTGACGAAGCCCTGCTAGAAGAGGCCCGCCGGGTGCTAGGGGTACGCACCAAACGCGAGGCCATCGAGCGGGCCTTGCAGGAGCTGGTGCGCCAGCAGCGCCGCCGGGGCATCCGGGCCCACGCCGGGCGGGTGGAGCTCGAGCTCACCCAGGAAACCCTGCGCGCGCTGCGGGAGTCCCGCTAG
- a CDS encoding type IV pilus twitching motility protein PilT gives MAKAPDIVDLLTLAVDRNASDLVITVGLPPMIKIDGEFHPTEHEALTPQDTRRLMYALMDEKQQRHFEEEKELDFSFSLPAKGRYRVNVFLQRGSVGGVLRVVPTVVKSFEELGLPKNIGELALTPRGLLLITGPTGSGKSTTLASMIDYINERRRAHIVTIEDPIEFFHRHKTSIINQREIGSDTHGFHKALRSALRQAPDVILVGEMRDYETISAAITAAETGHLVMGTLHTNSAPETIDRIIDVFPEAQQEQVRVQLANNLVAVMTQQLLPKAFGGGRVLAYELMIATSAVRALIREGKSHQLVSVIQTGGQYNMITMDACLADLYKRKLITYEMGQSRAVDPKEFARLAGAAAPAASTNTGAQRRA, from the coding sequence ATGGCTAAAGCGCCCGATATCGTAGACCTGCTCACCCTGGCGGTGGACCGTAACGCCTCGGACCTGGTGATCACGGTGGGTCTGCCCCCCATGATCAAGATCGACGGGGAGTTCCACCCCACCGAGCACGAGGCCCTTACCCCTCAAGACACCCGCCGCCTGATGTACGCGCTGATGGACGAAAAGCAGCAGCGGCACTTTGAAGAGGAAAAGGAGCTGGACTTCTCCTTCAGCCTCCCCGCCAAGGGTCGCTACCGGGTCAATGTGTTCTTGCAACGGGGCAGCGTGGGTGGGGTGTTGCGGGTAGTTCCCACCGTGGTCAAGAGTTTCGAGGAGCTGGGTCTGCCGAAAAACATCGGCGAGCTGGCTCTCACCCCACGTGGGCTGTTGCTGATCACCGGCCCGACCGGGTCAGGCAAATCCACCACCCTGGCCTCGATGATCGATTACATCAACGAGCGCCGCCGCGCCCACATCGTGACCATCGAGGACCCCATCGAGTTCTTCCACCGCCATAAAACCAGCATCATCAATCAGCGCGAGATCGGCTCGGATACCCACGGTTTCCACAAAGCCTTACGAAGCGCGCTACGCCAAGCTCCTGACGTCATTCTGGTAGGAGAGATGCGCGATTACGAAACCATCTCTGCGGCCATCACCGCCGCCGAGACGGGTCACTTGGTGATGGGCACCTTGCACACCAACTCTGCCCCCGAAACCATAGATCGCATCATCGACGTCTTCCCCGAGGCCCAGCAGGAGCAGGTACGGGTTCAGCTCGCCAATAACCTGGTCGCGGTGATGACCCAGCAGCTACTGCCCAAGGCTTTCGGGGGGGGGCGGGTGCTGGCCTATGAGCTGATGATCGCTACCTCAGCGGTACGGGCGTTGATCCGCGAGGGCAAGAGCCACCAGCTGGTCTCGGTAATCCAGACCGGTGGCCAGTACAACATGATCACCATGGACGCTTGCTTGGCCGATCTGTACAAGCGCAAACTGATCACCTACGAGATGGGCCAAAGCCGTGCCGTGGATCCCAAGGAGTTTGCCCGCCTAGCCGGGGCCGCGGCTCCAGCAGCCTCGACCAACACCGGCGCCCAGCGCCGCGCCTAG
- a CDS encoding PIN domain-containing protein: MARILVDTSAWIEFYHPKGARQVKQALGNALEVHEIAVIAPIAVELLSGAKSEKDYGLLAADLQALLWLPLGSEEAGVAGQLAYDLARSGQRVPTVDLLIAGSALVHGCELWHFGDAHFATIKGHSPLQEHNLKSA; the protein is encoded by the coding sequence GTGGCCCGCATCTTGGTAGATACATCGGCCTGGATTGAGTTTTATCACCCCAAGGGTGCCCGCCAGGTCAAGCAAGCCCTGGGTAACGCCCTGGAGGTACATGAGATCGCGGTCATAGCGCCGATTGCCGTGGAACTTCTGTCCGGCGCGAAGAGCGAGAAAGACTACGGCCTTCTCGCCGCTGATCTGCAGGCCCTGCTCTGGCTACCCTTGGGAAGCGAAGAGGCGGGGGTGGCCGGCCAGCTGGCCTACGATCTGGCCCGTTCCGGCCAGCGGGTACCCACGGTGGACTTGCTGATCGCCGGATCGGCCTTGGTGCATGGCTGTGAACTGTGGCACTTTGGCGATGCCCACTTTGCAACCATCAAGGGCCATAGCCCCCTGCAGGAACATAACCTCAAAAGCGCCTAG
- a CDS encoding glycoside hydrolase family 5 protein codes for MAALGWRTALLALILLGCSQSATLASDAFETNRLLGPGINFGNALEAPKEGDWGMVLEPGFFDLVKQAGFNHIRLPVSWTYHAEKISPYTIDPKFFARVDWALEQATQRGLRIVLNVHH; via the coding sequence ATGGCGGCCCTTGGGTGGCGCACCGCCCTGCTGGCTTTAATCCTGTTAGGTTGCAGCCAATCGGCGACCTTGGCGAGCGATGCCTTTGAAACCAACCGCCTCTTGGGCCCCGGGATCAATTTCGGCAACGCCCTCGAGGCTCCCAAAGAAGGGGACTGGGGCATGGTGCTCGAGCCCGGATTTTTCGACCTGGTCAAGCAAGCTGGCTTCAACCACATCCGTTTGCCCGTGAGCTGGACCTATCACGCCGAAAAAATCTCACCCTATACCATCGATCCAAAATTCTTCGCACGGGTGGATTGGGCGCTCGAGCAAGCCACACAAAGGGGCTTACGGATCGTTTTGAACGTACATCACTAA